TTACGTACTAAATCTATTACACTTTATTCTACTTGTTATCTTTAGATATTAATTTTTTCGAGCTATGAAGAAGAAAATGTTTGTTTTCTAGGACTACATTTAACAATAATCTTTTATAAAAATCTCTTATTTAAGGAATTCTTTTGGTAAAGGCACTTGTATCTTTTGATGTTTTTTTTGAAAACCAAAACGAATTTTCTTACGTAACGGCTCTTCATAAAATTGATAAATTACTGCACTTAACAATAAAGAAACTATTAAACAAACCACAAAACTATATGTATTTTCTAACTTCAAGAAGTCCAAGTATCGTATCACTATTTGGTGAATCATATAAAATGAGAAACTAATTTCACCTAAGTAAACAAATAGCCTTTGTGATAATAATTTTGAAAATATACCGCATTGAAATGAAAAGGTGAAAATTAACAAGCACCATAGTGGGACAAAATAAACACCACGAACAATTCCTACATCTAATTTTATCGAATACGATAATAAGGCAATGGATAAAAGTAAACATAGTAGTTCTAAAACAGTAAATATGTTTTTGTTAAAGTTTGCTTTATCGGATTTTTCAATATAAATCAATCCCAAAAGTATACCCGTTGAAAATTCGAACAATCTAGTAACCGGAAAAATATGTAATATCCAAATAAAAAATGGATTATCTTCATCCAAGTTTTTATTCAATAGAAATAAAATTATCCATACTACCAAGAATACCAATATGGATGTAATGATGTTCTTTTTAACTTTAAGTTTCATAAATACCCATAGCAGAAACGGAAACATAACATAAAAGAAAGCTTCAACCGATAATGTCCACGAAACGCCGTTAAAATTGAAATAAGTACCCTGACTAGGTACGAAGCTTTGTATCAATAGCAAATTAATGATTGACATAAAAGCAAGTTTTATAAAATATAAACTCTTAGGGTGAAAGTATAAAATAACTAATGGTGCAGAAAGAAGAAAGGTTAATACATGAACTGGATATACTTTAGAAAATCTTGCTTTATAGAATTTTTTGATACTGTGTTTATTTAGCTCTGTAAATTTAGAATGATAGTTATAAGCTAAAATAAAGCCAGATAAAACAAAAAAGAATTGAACGCCCGCTGAACCTAATTGATATTGGCTAAACACACCCATATGAAATAAGAAAACCATTAGCGCAGCAATAAACCTAAATGACGTTAAAGAGTTTAACATATGATTCCCACCTTTCTCATTTCCCCAAAAAATAAATGGTTCGAATTTCCAAATCATTTATTTTCTTTATCAATAAAGTTGCCTCATACAAATATGAGTAAAGGGGATGAAGGTTTAGTTCCTACTTAAATATGAATTGATTAATCTAATGCAGAACCCTTGAGTAAACGGCAATATATTGAACAGTGTGGAATACACCCCTATGTCTTTTGTATCGCCTTGAGAAAAGTCAACTGCCCCATCTTTCCTCGTAACTTTCATTAAATAACTCATAGCCTTTTCTGTGCTATCTAGGCATTCTTTTGATACCTTCTCTATCTTTGAGGCATTTAACATAAACCAGCCTAGCGTAGCTGTAGCGGAAGAGTCAGACCTACTCTCATTTCTAGTTACAGTCCAATTCCAACTACCATTATCTTGTTGAAAGCTCATTGCAGCTTCCGCGAATCTTTTAACACTTTCTTCGAAAGCAAATTTATATTTACTATCTTGTGGCAATTCATTCCACGCATCTATAAGACCTATAGCAAACCAACCAAGTCCTCTTCCCCATCCGTATAATCCAAGAGGAACTTTATTCTCAATCTTGTAAACATGACATGGTAGTGAATGTTTGTCTAACATTCCATATTGCTCATACTCTTTAATTTGTTTCACTGCTAAATCTATACAATCATCTTTGTTAAATTTAGTACCGTAACAAACTAAAAAGGGGCATATAAACCCTATAGTATCTACATATCTGTAGCTTTTCATAAACTTCCTATATTCTACTGTGCCGTCCTCACCTATATGATCCTTAATCATTTCCCATGTATAATCTAATGCTTTTTTGTATTTGTTTATATCAATATATTCCAACTTCATAATAGCGTAAGCAAGTATAGCTCCGTCTATATGCTTAGGTTTTTCTAACCATTGACCATTACTATCAAATTTCGAATTCAAAAATTTTTCAATCTCAGATTTCATTTCCTTATCATCATTATGTTTTACATACTCAGATAAGCCTAATACTAATGATGCTTCTTGCCAATGTTGTATCGTGCTTTTCGTATAATTCCCTTTCAACATATCTATTACAACTAATCTTGTATTGTCTGTTACTTTTATTTTTGGTGTGTTTAGTAACCACTTAGACCCTTTTTTAGTTATAGTCTCATTCCATATGGATTTATCTTTATATCTCCCCATATGAATTCTCAGTACCCAATCTTTTATTACAGGTACTAAGTCTATGGTAATAACCATTAAAATAATAAAAATTACAATATAGCTCAAAATTTGAAATATCATCTTTATATTGCCCTTTCAACGTGAAAATAATTTAAATACTCATTTAACATATCCAACAGTACTACCTAATTCTTCTGACATTTTAGTACACATGTCTGGTGTGATATTCTCACCTATTGTCCAGTTTTTATCATAACGATTTGCTGTCTTTAGATTTAATTTGTGCTTATTGATATAATCCTTTGTTTTCCCTATAATTTTCGCGGGATTTCCTCCAACTATGCACCCTTCAGGAACCGATTTTGTTACTACACTTCCCGCGGCTACAATAGCATTTTTCCCTATTGTAACCCCCGGCATAATTAAAGCCCTTGCCCCTATAAATGCATGGTCTTCTATTTTTACTTTCGCTATTTTTGTATAATCTAAATACCGTTTCGTACTGGCGTCATGTGCAAGGAGATAGACTTGAGGTGCAAATGTAACATTATCACCTATTTCTATTAGCCAACAATGAGCATAGTCAATTGTACTTCCAGCTAATCCACTACAATTTTTCCCTACCTTCATACCTCTTTGCAAACACGCTTCTACCGTTAAATCCTCAAGAGATACCATTCCTAATCTTACCATTAAAGATTTTTTTATCCGATTAAACATAATTGCCTCCAGTGAATGTATTTCATTATTTAACTTATTTTTAAACGCTACACTTAACTGTTCATTAAATTATACAAATGATTCACTTCATCCTCTGTCCCTAATTCTTCTTTCTTGAGATTATCGATAAACTTAATTCTTAATTTTTCTTCTTTTATTAATAACTCAAGATGCTTTGCCACTGACATAGGGTTCATCTCTGCAATTACTCCATTGATATTATTTCTTATATGATTATTAGCTGTCTCAAAATTAGTAATTAATATTGGTTTTGCCAGTATTTTTGCCTCATCTATAGAAATAGATTTACCTTCATATCTGGATGTCTGTATATATATATCTGCTTGCTTTATGTATGGATATGGATTTTCTTTTATACCTAATAAAATTACTCTTTTTTCTAGTTTTTCTTCCCTTATACGTCTTTCAAGTTCTTCTCTTACGTTGCCTTCTCCAATCAAATACCATTTAAGATCGTACCCTTTTTTTACAAGTATATTAAATGCTTCTAAAGAGATATCTAATCCCTTTTCTTTAGCCAATCTTCCTACCGAAATTAATGATATACTTCTATCGTTCTCTTCTTTAAAATCAACTTTCTCTAATGACATTTTCCTTATCATTCTTGAAGAAACTATATTGTGTATACATCCAATTTTCTTTCTATATTCAGGGAAATTATCCCTTAAAATATTAACTAACTCTTCTGATACAGTCACTATATGATCTAGTTTACCAAAATAAAATTTTTCTTTACTATAATCAATCCCTAATTTATTATAATCCGTGTGTATCCATCCAATCTTTTTTTTCGCTTTTACCTTGTCTACACAGAAATATATAGGGTTTTTTTCTTGAAATCCTATCGCTACATCATATTCCTTATTGATTTCATCTATTGATTTCGACATGTATTTCCATATTTTTTGTTCGATTATAGCTCCATTCGTTTCTGTCTTAGCCAGATACCCTAATACTCCTCTAGAAAATGTCGTTTTAAAATCTCCTATTTTCATTAATTCTGTCAAAGACCTTTTTATAGGCATATCAAAATATTTATACTTTATTGGTTCAGGTAATAGAGTGACTTCTTTTGGTAACTTATTTATAAATATTCCTTCATGCTTAAATAAAAATAAATCCACTTTGTATTTAGAATAATCTATAACGCCCAATAAAGAAATTAGGGCTTTTTCAGCCCCACCACAATTTAAATTATTCATTATAAATAATATATTTTTTTTCATGAACCTCACCCATTATAGAATTTCATATAACTTATATATTTCTTCTTCCGTTCCTAATTTCTCTTTCGAAAGGTTATTTACTAATTTTTTTCTTAATTCTGTATCTTTTATAAGCCTCTCAATTCCTTTTGCAATAGCCTCCGGCTTCATATCTACAATTAATCCATTTATTTCATTGTCAATTTGATCTTTCGCGGTACTAAAATCAGTAACAAGTATAGGCTTATTCAATATTTTCGCCTCATCAATTGCTATAGATTTCCCTTCAAATTTAGATGTCTGTGCATAAATATCTGCTTGTTTTATATACGGATAAGGATTAGATTTTAATCCTAACAATTTGAAATTGTTTTCTAATTTATTTGCTTTTATCAAATTAGTCAGTTGTTCTCTTTCCTCGCCCTCGCCTATAATATTCCACTTTACTTTATACCCTTTATCTATTAGTTTCTTACAGGATTCTATAGCCATTTCAAAGCCTTTTTGGTAGTGCAGCCTACCTACTGAAAGTATAATAATTTCATTATCTTTCTTAGTATAAACATCCTTATTTTCCTGGTTAGCCATTTTATGTATCATTGTCGGTGATACAATATTATAAATAACGCTTATCTCATCTTTTTGATTAGGAAATCTGTTTTTTAGGATATTGGCACACTCTTCCGATACTGTAACTATATTGTTTAGCTTTCTGAAGTACAAAGCATCAAAGTTCGAATCCATCCCTAATTTATTATAGTCAATATGTACCCATCCTATTTTCTTATGTGCTTTCACCTTATCTACACAAAAATATGTAGCGGTTTTTTCTAAAAACCCTATAGTAGCATCATACTGTTTCTCAATTTCATTTAAAGACTTAGCGATATATTTCCAGCTGTATTGTTCCTTTATCGATGTATTTTTTCCTGCTCTATTCTTTATGGTGAACATACATCTATTATAGGCTAGCGATATTTCTCCTTTTAATAAAAATGTTTTGACCGATTTAAACAAAGGTAAAGTAAACGTCTTATATGTTTCTGGTATAGGTAAAATTTGTACATCTTTTGGTACAAATTCCATAAATATACCTTCATGGTTAAACAAAAATAAATCTACATTATATAACTGATAATCTATTTGAGATAATAAGTTTACTAGACTCTTTTCTCCACCACCAGCAGATAGACTAGGCATAACAAATAATAAATTTTTTTTCATAATATACCTCGATTTACTTAGCTAATTCTTGTAAGTATTCTACCGCTTTATATGACATTTTTTTAATATTAGGCATAGTTTGCCCTAGTTTGCTCTTCAATTGATCTTCTTCTCTTACCATCTCATCGAATTTAGCTTTTAGTTTATTACTATTAGATATTTCTTCTATATTTAAGACTAATTTCTCTTCTCCAAATAAGTCTTTAGCTATTCCCTTCGATTTTATACTGTATCCCAATACCATAGTTGGAACACAATTTGAGTAAGCCGCTATCGTGGCATGTGTTCTAGCTCCTATAAAGAATCGCATCCTAGCTATATACCCTTTATATTGTATTGCATTTAAATTGTTTGGTAATATAATTACCCTACCTGTATTTTTAAATTCCTCATAATATGTATACAGAACTTCATAATCGTTATTCCCATCCTGCATAACATGCGGTGTGAGAGCAATTGTTGAATCTGTAGTATCTAGTATATGGTTAATTAAATCTCTTACTGCAACTTGTGAATCCTTGTTTCTATTCCATACAAGTGGACTAAAATTAAGACCTATTGTATTGCCATCTTGCCATCCTTTAGGTAATTCCAACTCTTCTTTCTCCATGGTAAATGCAGGATCTGCACACAATTTAACGTTATTAAGTCCCTTGTTTTTCAACATATTATAGGTAAGAGTTTCACGAGCTAATATTAAATCAAACTGTTTTAAGTCTCCTAACTTTCTCTCAGACATATCCTCTTCACCTATAGAACATCCCCATAACACTAACTTCTTTCCTGCTGCTTTTACTTTTTTATTTATTTCATACAATGCAGGCTGTTCCCCGTAACAATAATTATCTCCACCTATAGATAAACATACATCCATATTCTTTATATGTTTAATTATATTATCTTCCATTTTAGCTATTGCATAAGATTCATCATTAAACAATTTTACTTTAAGTAAAGCCATCCACCAATCGTATGAGTACTTCGCTATATTCTTAGTAGAACCATCATATATTCCATCTAACTTTGTTATAATCTTATCTGTTTCAGGCTTACTTGATACCAAATATATCTTTGTTTCATCTACCTTTTCTTTTATGATATTAGTAGAGGAACGAACAATAGCCTCACATCCCCTATTAAGACTTCCACCATGGGCAAACATCATAATTTTCATACTTAAACTCCCTCACTATTATTTATTTCTGAATCTACTGTAAGCTGTAACGCAATACAGCCCAACAGTTGATTGTCTCTTTATTAAATTTATTATTAACCGCTCATATCTTCCTAGCTTGTTATAAATTTCACTATAATATATAGGTAGTGCCTCTCTCACATGTTCATTTCGTATCATACTTTTTACGTATTTATACCGCTTATTGAAACTTACATCTTTAGATGGTGTAAAATAAA
This sequence is a window from Bacillus pseudomycoides DSM 12442. Protein-coding genes within it:
- a CDS encoding acyltransferase codes for the protein MFNRIKKSLMVRLGMVSLEDLTVEACLQRGMKVGKNCSGLAGSTIDYAHCWLIEIGDNVTFAPQVYLLAHDASTKRYLDYTKIAKVKIEDHAFIGARALIMPGVTIGKNAIVAAGSVVTKSVPEGCIVGGNPAKIIGKTKDYINKHKLNLKTANRYDKNWTIGENITPDMCTKMSEELGSTVGYVK
- a CDS encoding glycosyltransferase — its product is MKKNILFIMNNLNCGGAEKALISLLGVIDYSKYKVDLFLFKHEGIFINKLPKEVTLLPEPIKYKYFDMPIKRSLTELMKIGDFKTTFSRGVLGYLAKTETNGAIIEQKIWKYMSKSIDEINKEYDVAIGFQEKNPIYFCVDKVKAKKKIGWIHTDYNKLGIDYSKEKFYFGKLDHIVTVSEELVNILRDNFPEYRKKIGCIHNIVSSRMIRKMSLEKVDFKEENDRSISLISVGRLAKEKGLDISLEAFNILVKKGYDLKWYLIGEGNVREELERRIREEKLEKRVILLGIKENPYPYIKQADIYIQTSRYEGKSISIDEAKILAKPILITNFETANNHIRNNINGVIAEMNPMSVAKHLELLIKEEKLRIKFIDNLKKEELGTEDEVNHLYNLMNS
- a CDS encoding acyltransferase family protein, with product MLNSLTSFRFIAALMVFLFHMGVFSQYQLGSAGVQFFFVLSGFILAYNYHSKFTELNKHSIKKFYKARFSKVYPVHVLTFLLSAPLVILYFHPKSLYFIKLAFMSIINLLLIQSFVPSQGTYFNFNGVSWTLSVEAFFYVMFPFLLWVFMKLKVKKNIITSILVFLVVWIILFLLNKNLDEDNPFFIWILHIFPVTRLFEFSTGILLGLIYIEKSDKANFNKNIFTVLELLCLLLSIALLSYSIKLDVGIVRGVYFVPLWCLLIFTFSFQCGIFSKLLSQRLFVYLGEISFSFYMIHQIVIRYLDFLKLENTYSFVVCLIVSLLLSAVIYQFYEEPLRKKIRFGFQKKHQKIQVPLPKEFLK
- a CDS encoding glycosyltransferase, producing the protein MKKNLLFVMPSLSAGGGEKSLVNLLSQIDYQLYNVDLFLFNHEGIFMEFVPKDVQILPIPETYKTFTLPLFKSVKTFLLKGEISLAYNRCMFTIKNRAGKNTSIKEQYSWKYIAKSLNEIEKQYDATIGFLEKTATYFCVDKVKAHKKIGWVHIDYNKLGMDSNFDALYFRKLNNIVTVSEECANILKNRFPNQKDEISVIYNIVSPTMIHKMANQENKDVYTKKDNEIIILSVGRLHYQKGFEMAIESCKKLIDKGYKVKWNIIGEGEEREQLTNLIKANKLENNFKLLGLKSNPYPYIKQADIYAQTSKFEGKSIAIDEAKILNKPILVTDFSTAKDQIDNEINGLIVDMKPEAIAKGIERLIKDTELRKKLVNNLSKEKLGTEEEIYKLYEIL
- a CDS encoding glycoside hydrolase family 88 protein, with product MIFQILSYIVIFIILMVITIDLVPVIKDWVLRIHMGRYKDKSIWNETITKKGSKWLLNTPKIKVTDNTRLVVIDMLKGNYTKSTIQHWQEASLVLGLSEYVKHNDDKEMKSEIEKFLNSKFDSNGQWLEKPKHIDGAILAYAIMKLEYIDINKYKKALDYTWEMIKDHIGEDGTVEYRKFMKSYRYVDTIGFICPFLVCYGTKFNKDDCIDLAVKQIKEYEQYGMLDKHSLPCHVYKIENKVPLGLYGWGRGLGWFAIGLIDAWNELPQDSKYKFAFEESVKRFAEAAMSFQQDNGSWNWTVTRNESRSDSSATATLGWFMLNASKIEKVSKECLDSTEKAMSYLMKVTRKDGAVDFSQGDTKDIGVYSTLFNILPFTQGFCIRLINSYLSRN
- a CDS encoding polysaccharide pyruvyl transferase family protein, which produces MKIMMFAHGGSLNRGCEAIVRSSTNIIKEKVDETKIYLVSSKPETDKIITKLDGIYDGSTKNIAKYSYDWWMALLKVKLFNDESYAIAKMEDNIIKHIKNMDVCLSIGGDNYCYGEQPALYEINKKVKAAGKKLVLWGCSIGEEDMSERKLGDLKQFDLILARETLTYNMLKNKGLNNVKLCADPAFTMEKEELELPKGWQDGNTIGLNFSPLVWNRNKDSQVAVRDLINHILDTTDSTIALTPHVMQDGNNDYEVLYTYYEEFKNTGRVIILPNNLNAIQYKGYIARMRFFIGARTHATIAAYSNCVPTMVLGYSIKSKGIAKDLFGEEKLVLNIEEISNSNKLKAKFDEMVREEDQLKSKLGQTMPNIKKMSYKAVEYLQELAK